A single window of Salvia splendens isolate huo1 chromosome 6, SspV2, whole genome shotgun sequence DNA harbors:
- the LOC121806251 gene encoding putative late blight resistance protein homolog R1A-10 isoform X2, whose amino-acid sequence MEKNTGGCYMAVVSLLEELQQHLSPNNLISPFSKREIHILHDAVTSMHSLLTHSSGLTYNYHLINQISENRILSLAQNASKYLDFWTVKLNLWNLFKPIREIPSLAEITQEMIAINHELNIFHHSSSTDNPSSWLIPLTTTVNPEAKMIGLENEFVAMLDCLTGHPSKLKVFPIIGMAGVGKTTFSNKLYHNPLVVHHFYIRAWVTVSQQYQVRKILLTILNCVANEDSFDLQGRSEEELEEKVYRILKQKRYLLVLDDMWDTKAWDELKRVFPDDKNGSRIILTSRLQEVAVHASEDTPAHCLRCLSMHESWELLSSKIFVGGESCPQDMVEVGKQIAYKCHGLPLTIVVLGGLLSKMNKKIDVWESVAQSVRSLVMEEADQCRQTQHILALSYNHLPDSLKPCFLYMGMFPEDYEISVKKLTWLWVAEGFIRSTTHKSLEEIAEDYLADLIARSLILVKRRSSRGTVKTCYIHDLMRELCLRESQKHNFLHAINGCGQLRLHVEDMSGVDLPPDFGEVPPPYLHDLQRLSFHSSIHEYSNKASFPYTRSLMSFEKLSVSGHRRFLGMSFKLLKVLNIVNTNLMELPGEIMMLTRLKFLALTIQSSLDIRNLSEFRLLQTLFIDCEWDGYLIRTFWDMLELRHFHMKRSCQSYLSTYSLLSQSQLPLVSAVIESLLPLRLLNNLSTVSTVRPISCTEKMLRSMPHLKSLGVYESEEDYQFRGWFERLVLLPELEKLKYVFSNPFVSSSLKPGRLPPWQSLPPNLVKLTLSGTSLPWDDMSKLSMLPKLEVLKLKNYAFSGTVWNSWTGGFCCLKFLLIGSTNLEIWETDGNHFPNLRQLVLRHCRFLEEIPYGIGESPLLETIELHRCKNSAVISARSLQEEQQSLGNDGLTIYITEG is encoded by the exons ATGGAGAAGAATACAGGCGGATGCTACATGGCCGTAGTTAGTCTGCTAGAGGAGCTGCAGCAGCACCTTTCCCCTAACAATCTCATCTCTCCCTTCAGCAAGAGGGAGATTCACATTCTGCACGATGCAGTCACTTCTATGCACTCGCTCCTCACTCATTCTTCGGGACTCACTTACAATTATCACCTCATCAATCAAATCTCCGAGAACAGGATCCTGTCTTTGGCTCAAAATGCTAGCAAATATCTCGACTTTTGG ACGGTGAAATTGAATTTGTGGAACTTGTTCAAACCCATAAGAGAAATCCCTAGCCTCGCTGAAATCACTCAAGAGATGATCGCCATCAACCACGAGCTTAACATATTTCATCACTCCTCTTCTACAG ATAATCCTTCATCTTGGTTGATTCCATTGACAACAACTGTAAATCCAGAAGCCAAAATGATTGGTCTTGAAAATGAGTTTGTAGCAATGTTGGACTGTCTAACTGGACATCCATCCAAGCTAAAAGTTTTCCCAATCATCGGTATGGCTGGGGTTGGCAAGACTACTTTCTCCAACAAACTGTATCATAATCCTCTTGTGGTTCACCACTTCTACATTCGTGCGTGGGTAACTGTCTCACAGCAATACCAAGTCAGAAAAATCTTGTTGACAATTCTAAATTGCGTTGCCAATGAAGATTCATTTGATTTGCAAGGGAGGAGCGAGGAGGAACTAGAAGAAAAGGTATATAGGATTTTAAAGCAGAAGAGGTATCTCCTGGTATTAGATGATATGTGGGATACTAAAGCTTGGGATGAATTAAAGAGAGTATTTCCTGATGATAAGAATGGTAGTAGAATTATTCTTACAAGTCGGCTTCAAGAAGTAGCTGTTCATGCAAGTGAAGACACTCCTGCCCACTGCCTGCGTTGCTTGAGTATGCATGAAAGTTGGGAGCTTCTAAGCTCAAAGATCTTTGTGGGTGGTGAATCCTGCCCTCAGGATATGGTGGAGGTTGGAAAGCAAATAGCCTATAAATGCCATGGTCTGCCACTAACAATAGTTGTTTTAGGAGGGCTTCTGTCAAAGATGAACAAGAAAATAGATGTTTGGGAATCAGTTGCCCAAAGTGTGCGGTCACTGGTGATGGAAGAAGCAGACCAGTGTCGACAGACTCAACACATACTTGCTTTGAGTTACAACCATTTGCCTGATTCCTTGAAACCATGCTTCCTTTACATGGGTATGTTCCCTGAGGATTATGAAATATCAGTAAAGAAATTGACATGGTTGTGGGTTGCGGAAGGATTTATCCGGTCTACTACTCATAAGAGCTTGGAAGAAATTGCTGAGGATTATTTGGCAGACCTTATAGCTAGAAGTTTAATTTTGGTCAAAAGGAGAAGTTCTCGTGGTACTGTCAAGACTTGCTACATCCATGATCTGATGAGAGAACTCTGCCTGAGAGAGTCCCAGAAGCACAATTTTCTTCATGCAATCAACGGCTGTGGACAACTGCGACTGCATGTTGAGGATATGTCTGGTGTTGATCTCCCTCCAGACTTTGGAGAAGTTCCCCCACCTTACCTTCATGATCTGCAGAGACTCTCCTTCCACTCCAGCATCCATGAGTATAGCAATAAAGCATCATTCCCTTACACCCGTTCTCTAATGAGCTTCGAGAAACTATCAGTATCAGGTCATCGACGTTTCTTAGGCATGTCGTTTAAGCTACTAAAAGTGTTGAACATAGTTAACACAAATCTAATGGAGCTTCCAGGAGAAATAATGATGCTAACTCGGTTGAAGTTTTTGGCACTCACTATCCAAAGTTCCTTAGATATACGGAACTTAAGTGAATTCCGCCTCCTGCAGACCCTTTTCATTGATTGTGAATGGGACGGCTATTTAATCCGAACATTCTGGGACATGCTGGAGTTAAGACATTTTCATATGAAGAGAAGTTGTCAGTCTTATTTATCTACTTATTCTCTATTATCTCAGTCACAGCTACCCCTAGTGTCTGCAGTAATAGAATCACTTCTACCACTAAGGTTGCTTAACAATTTGTCAACAGTATCCACAGTACGGCCTATCAGTTGTACTGAGAAAATGTTGAGATCCATGCCCCATTTAAAGAGCTTGGGAGTGTATGAAAGCGAAGAAGACTACCAGTTTCGTGGCTGGTTCGAAAGGCTTGTCCTCTTACCAGAACTTGAGAAGCTCAAGTATGTCTTTAGCAATCCATTTGTCAGTTCATCTCTCAAACCGGGCCGCCTTCCACCGTGGCAGAGTCTTCCCCCAAATCTAGTGAAGCTGACATTGAGTGGCACCTCCTTGCCATGGGACGATATGTCCAAGCTCAGTATGCTACCCAAACTAGAGGTGCTTAAACTAAAAAATTATGCCTTCTCGGGAACAGTATGGAATTCCTGGACGGGTGGTTTTTGTTGTCTCAAGTTCCTGCTGATTGGCAGCACAAATCTAGAGATATGGGAGACTGATGGAAATCATTTCCCAAATCTTCGTCAGCTTGTTCTAAGGCATTGCCGGTTTTTAGAAGAGATCCCTTATGGAATTGGTGAATCACCTCTGTTGGAGACCATTGAACTGCATCGGTGCAAGAATTCTGCTGTTATATCTGCAAGGAGCTTGCAAGAAGAGCAACAGAGTTTGGGAAATGATGGACTCACTATTTACATCACGGAAGGCTAA
- the LOC121806251 gene encoding putative late blight resistance protein homolog R1A-10 isoform X1, giving the protein MEKNTGGCYMAVVSLLEELQQHLSPNNLISPFSKREIHILHDAVTSMHSLLTHSSGLTYNYHLINQISENRILSLAQNASKYLDFWTVKLNLWNLFKPIREIPSLAEITQEMIAINHELNIFHHSSSTGADNPSSWLIPLTTTVNPEAKMIGLENEFVAMLDCLTGHPSKLKVFPIIGMAGVGKTTFSNKLYHNPLVVHHFYIRAWVTVSQQYQVRKILLTILNCVANEDSFDLQGRSEEELEEKVYRILKQKRYLLVLDDMWDTKAWDELKRVFPDDKNGSRIILTSRLQEVAVHASEDTPAHCLRCLSMHESWELLSSKIFVGGESCPQDMVEVGKQIAYKCHGLPLTIVVLGGLLSKMNKKIDVWESVAQSVRSLVMEEADQCRQTQHILALSYNHLPDSLKPCFLYMGMFPEDYEISVKKLTWLWVAEGFIRSTTHKSLEEIAEDYLADLIARSLILVKRRSSRGTVKTCYIHDLMRELCLRESQKHNFLHAINGCGQLRLHVEDMSGVDLPPDFGEVPPPYLHDLQRLSFHSSIHEYSNKASFPYTRSLMSFEKLSVSGHRRFLGMSFKLLKVLNIVNTNLMELPGEIMMLTRLKFLALTIQSSLDIRNLSEFRLLQTLFIDCEWDGYLIRTFWDMLELRHFHMKRSCQSYLSTYSLLSQSQLPLVSAVIESLLPLRLLNNLSTVSTVRPISCTEKMLRSMPHLKSLGVYESEEDYQFRGWFERLVLLPELEKLKYVFSNPFVSSSLKPGRLPPWQSLPPNLVKLTLSGTSLPWDDMSKLSMLPKLEVLKLKNYAFSGTVWNSWTGGFCCLKFLLIGSTNLEIWETDGNHFPNLRQLVLRHCRFLEEIPYGIGESPLLETIELHRCKNSAVISARSLQEEQQSLGNDGLTIYITEG; this is encoded by the exons ATGGAGAAGAATACAGGCGGATGCTACATGGCCGTAGTTAGTCTGCTAGAGGAGCTGCAGCAGCACCTTTCCCCTAACAATCTCATCTCTCCCTTCAGCAAGAGGGAGATTCACATTCTGCACGATGCAGTCACTTCTATGCACTCGCTCCTCACTCATTCTTCGGGACTCACTTACAATTATCACCTCATCAATCAAATCTCCGAGAACAGGATCCTGTCTTTGGCTCAAAATGCTAGCAAATATCTCGACTTTTGG ACGGTGAAATTGAATTTGTGGAACTTGTTCAAACCCATAAGAGAAATCCCTAGCCTCGCTGAAATCACTCAAGAGATGATCGCCATCAACCACGAGCTTAACATATTTCATCACTCCTCTTCTACAG GAGCAGATAATCCTTCATCTTGGTTGATTCCATTGACAACAACTGTAAATCCAGAAGCCAAAATGATTGGTCTTGAAAATGAGTTTGTAGCAATGTTGGACTGTCTAACTGGACATCCATCCAAGCTAAAAGTTTTCCCAATCATCGGTATGGCTGGGGTTGGCAAGACTACTTTCTCCAACAAACTGTATCATAATCCTCTTGTGGTTCACCACTTCTACATTCGTGCGTGGGTAACTGTCTCACAGCAATACCAAGTCAGAAAAATCTTGTTGACAATTCTAAATTGCGTTGCCAATGAAGATTCATTTGATTTGCAAGGGAGGAGCGAGGAGGAACTAGAAGAAAAGGTATATAGGATTTTAAAGCAGAAGAGGTATCTCCTGGTATTAGATGATATGTGGGATACTAAAGCTTGGGATGAATTAAAGAGAGTATTTCCTGATGATAAGAATGGTAGTAGAATTATTCTTACAAGTCGGCTTCAAGAAGTAGCTGTTCATGCAAGTGAAGACACTCCTGCCCACTGCCTGCGTTGCTTGAGTATGCATGAAAGTTGGGAGCTTCTAAGCTCAAAGATCTTTGTGGGTGGTGAATCCTGCCCTCAGGATATGGTGGAGGTTGGAAAGCAAATAGCCTATAAATGCCATGGTCTGCCACTAACAATAGTTGTTTTAGGAGGGCTTCTGTCAAAGATGAACAAGAAAATAGATGTTTGGGAATCAGTTGCCCAAAGTGTGCGGTCACTGGTGATGGAAGAAGCAGACCAGTGTCGACAGACTCAACACATACTTGCTTTGAGTTACAACCATTTGCCTGATTCCTTGAAACCATGCTTCCTTTACATGGGTATGTTCCCTGAGGATTATGAAATATCAGTAAAGAAATTGACATGGTTGTGGGTTGCGGAAGGATTTATCCGGTCTACTACTCATAAGAGCTTGGAAGAAATTGCTGAGGATTATTTGGCAGACCTTATAGCTAGAAGTTTAATTTTGGTCAAAAGGAGAAGTTCTCGTGGTACTGTCAAGACTTGCTACATCCATGATCTGATGAGAGAACTCTGCCTGAGAGAGTCCCAGAAGCACAATTTTCTTCATGCAATCAACGGCTGTGGACAACTGCGACTGCATGTTGAGGATATGTCTGGTGTTGATCTCCCTCCAGACTTTGGAGAAGTTCCCCCACCTTACCTTCATGATCTGCAGAGACTCTCCTTCCACTCCAGCATCCATGAGTATAGCAATAAAGCATCATTCCCTTACACCCGTTCTCTAATGAGCTTCGAGAAACTATCAGTATCAGGTCATCGACGTTTCTTAGGCATGTCGTTTAAGCTACTAAAAGTGTTGAACATAGTTAACACAAATCTAATGGAGCTTCCAGGAGAAATAATGATGCTAACTCGGTTGAAGTTTTTGGCACTCACTATCCAAAGTTCCTTAGATATACGGAACTTAAGTGAATTCCGCCTCCTGCAGACCCTTTTCATTGATTGTGAATGGGACGGCTATTTAATCCGAACATTCTGGGACATGCTGGAGTTAAGACATTTTCATATGAAGAGAAGTTGTCAGTCTTATTTATCTACTTATTCTCTATTATCTCAGTCACAGCTACCCCTAGTGTCTGCAGTAATAGAATCACTTCTACCACTAAGGTTGCTTAACAATTTGTCAACAGTATCCACAGTACGGCCTATCAGTTGTACTGAGAAAATGTTGAGATCCATGCCCCATTTAAAGAGCTTGGGAGTGTATGAAAGCGAAGAAGACTACCAGTTTCGTGGCTGGTTCGAAAGGCTTGTCCTCTTACCAGAACTTGAGAAGCTCAAGTATGTCTTTAGCAATCCATTTGTCAGTTCATCTCTCAAACCGGGCCGCCTTCCACCGTGGCAGAGTCTTCCCCCAAATCTAGTGAAGCTGACATTGAGTGGCACCTCCTTGCCATGGGACGATATGTCCAAGCTCAGTATGCTACCCAAACTAGAGGTGCTTAAACTAAAAAATTATGCCTTCTCGGGAACAGTATGGAATTCCTGGACGGGTGGTTTTTGTTGTCTCAAGTTCCTGCTGATTGGCAGCACAAATCTAGAGATATGGGAGACTGATGGAAATCATTTCCCAAATCTTCGTCAGCTTGTTCTAAGGCATTGCCGGTTTTTAGAAGAGATCCCTTATGGAATTGGTGAATCACCTCTGTTGGAGACCATTGAACTGCATCGGTGCAAGAATTCTGCTGTTATATCTGCAAGGAGCTTGCAAGAAGAGCAACAGAGTTTGGGAAATGATGGACTCACTATTTACATCACGGAAGGCTAA
- the LOC121808275 gene encoding glutamyl-tRNA reductase 1, chloroplastic-like: protein RTEDRLNSIREELKDVEIEYRPFSQLLTCAGEADVIFTCTALETLLFSKDQVQTLPPVASEVGGERLFVDISVPRNVGSCVSDIESVQVYNVDDLEEVVAANKEDRLMKAMEAQAIIEAEVEEFEAWKDSLETVPTIKKLRAYAERIKAAEMEKCLSKMRDDLPKSEKKAIYDLSMGIVNKLLHGPMQHLRCDGTDNRGLNEILENMHALNRIFSLDTEVSVLEQKVRAKVKQQNKQVAS from the coding sequence AGAACAGAGGACAGACTAAATTCCATACGAGAGGAGCTCAAGGATGTTGAGATTGAATATAGGCCTTTCTCACAATTATTGACATGCGCTGGTGAAGCAGATGTCATTTTCACATGTACAGCTTTGGAAACACTTCTATTCTCGAAAGATCAAGTTCAGACACTCCCCCCTGTGGCTTCAGAAGTAGGAGGCGAGAGGTTATTTGTCGATATTTCTGTTCCTAGGAATGTGGGATCATGTGTGTCAGATATTGAGAGCGTTCAAGTTTACAATGTGGATGACTTGGAGGAAGTAGTGGCTGCCAACAAGGAAGACAGATTGATGAAAGCAATGGAAGCTCAGGCGATCATTGAAGCAGAAGTGGAAGAATTCGAAGCATGGAAGGACTCCCTTGAGACTGTTCCAACCATCAAGAAGCTTAGGGCATATGCAGAGAGAATTAAGGCCGCTGAGATGGAAAAGTGCTTGTCAAAGATGCGTGATGATCTACCAAAGAGTGAAAAGAAAGCTATATATGATCTGAGTATGGGGATTGTGAACAAGCTTCTTCATGGTCCCATGCAACACTTGCGATGTGATGGCACGGATAACCGTGGTCTGAACGAAATCCTGGAAAACATGCACGCGCTTAACAGAATATTCAGTCTAGACACGGAGGTATCCGTTCTGGAGCAGAAAGTACGGGCAAAAGTGAAACAACAGAACAAACAAGTAGCTTCTTGA
- the LOC121808274 gene encoding pentatricopeptide repeat-containing protein At5g16420, mitochondrial-like encodes MLGYRKIHSLRRITATAHPFSTISSNDNHHISSINSKSELLDLYTVTPPIKPWPRKLTTKRLCSIITQQQNLDLALQIFHYAGNYHPNFHHTYETYHSIIHKLSRLRTFEPIPSLLNQLRGSQIKCGENVFITLIRYYGLASRPRDAIKMFLQVNDFGVQRSVRSLNTLLNALVQNKKYDSVYLMFKNCQKRFNIMPNVFTCNILLKALCKKDDVEGALKVLDEMPGMGMVPNVVSYTTIMSGYVDRGDMSGAKRMFDELLDRGWLPDATTYSVLMDGFCKLGHFVDATKVMDEMMENRVEPNDVTYGVMIEALCKVKKSGEAVNMIGDMLDSNYVPSSALCCKVIDVLCREGKVDEACSLWKLLLVKNCTPDNVILSTVVHWLCKEGKVWEARKLFDEFEKGSIPSVLTYNTLIAGMCDEGELCEAGRLWDDMVEKGCPPNAFTFNLLIKGFCKKGYAKEGIKIFEEMLDKRCSPNESTYSILIEGLCSSGCEDDILNVLGAAVSGNVEVKSDSWSILVKKFVPDCGNINVTLETILSENVE; translated from the coding sequence ATGTTAGGCTATCGGAAAATCCACTCTCTCCGCCGCATCACCGCCACAGCCCACCCGTTCTCCACCATCTCCTCCAATGACAACCACCACATCTCCAGCATTAACTCTAAATCCGAACTGCTCGACTTATACACTGTCACACCCCCAATCAAACCCTGGCCACGAAAACTCACCACCAAACGCCTCTGCTCCATCATCACCCAACAGCAAAATCTCGACCTCGCCCTTCAAATCTTCCACTACGCCGGAAATTACCACCCGAATTTCCATCACACTTATGAAACCTACCACTCCATTATCCACAAGCTCTCCCGCTTGCGCACTTTCGAGCCCATACCCTCCCTTTTAAATCAATTACGCGGTTCCCAAATCAAATGCGGAGAAAATGTATTCATCACGCTAATTAGGTACTACGGTCTTGCCAGCAGACCGAGAGATGCAATTAAAATGTTCCTTCAAGTTAATGATTTTGGAGTGCAAAGGTCAGTTCGTTCGTTAAATACTTTGTTAAATGCTTTGGTTCAGAATAAAAAGTACGATTCTGTGTACCTTATGTTCAAAAATTGCCAGAAGAGGTTCAACATTATGCCCAATGTGTTTACATGCAATATATTATTAAAAGCCTTATGTAAAAAGGATGATGTTGAGGGTGCGCTCAAGGTACTTGATGAAATGCCTGGAATGGGAATGGTGCCTAATGTGGTGAGTTACACTACTATTATGTCTGGATACGTGGATCGTGGTGATATGTCAGGAGCAAAGAGAATGTTCGATGAGCTCTTGGACCGTGGTTGGTTGCCTGATGCAACCACATACTCGGTTCTGATGGATGGGTTTTGTAAATTGGGGCACTTTGTTGATGCAACGAAGGTGATGGATGAGATGATGGAGAATAGGGTTGAGCCGAATGATGTTACATATGGTGTCATGATTGAGGCATTATGCAAAGTGAAGAAGTCAGGGGAAGCAGTCAATATGATTGGTGATATGCTTGACAGTAACTATGTCCCCAGCTCAGCTTTATGTTGTAAGGTTATAGATGTCTTGTGCAGGGAAGGGAAGGTCGATGAAGCTTGCAGCTTGTGGAAGCTATTGTTGGTGAAGAACTGTACCCCAGATAACGTGATACTGAGCACAGTCGTGCATTGGCTCTGTAAGGAAGGGAAGGTTTGGGAAGCAAGGAAGTTGTTTGATGAGTTTGAAAAGGGTTCTATACCTAGTGTTTTAACGTATAATACGCTCATTGCAGGCATGTGTGATGAAGGGGAGTTGTGTGAGGCTGGGAGGTTGTGGGATGACATGGTAGAAAAGGGTTGTCCTCCCAATGCTTTCACTTTTAACTTACTGATTAAAGGGTTCTGCAAAAAGGGTTATGCAAAGGAAGGTATCAAGATATTTGAGGAGATGTTGGATAAAAGGTGTTCTCCAAATGAATCCACTTACTCTATCTTAATTGAAGGGCTTTGCAGCTCTGGTTGTGAAGATGATATACTGAATGTTCTTGGTGCTGCTGTCTCTGGTAATGTGGAGGTCAAATCTGATTCTTGGAGCATTCTAGTGAAAAAGTTTGTTCCTGATTGTGGCAACATAAACGTCACTTTGGAAACAATTTTATCGGAGAATGTTGAATAA
- the LOC121809113 gene encoding uncharacterized protein LOC121809113, which translates to MSECYNNVLRGVRELPIRALVDLTFWRTVKWWVEKKTTIEHTEGELTPWARDKLAKNDSKGRKHYVTVIDRDVGKYHVRTRGRIVKGVSKGNNVQIVRYLESSCSCGKWQMWRIPCSHACAVARDRGHVMMDLIDEKYYLGTWRSQYYTQVSFDAPRHEEYWVAPSWKLCITPQQLIPRTRGRVRRRRILNQMDVQEEDEPRAPRRCRNCGIEGHDRRNCSAGAVQ; encoded by the coding sequence ATGTCGGAGTGCTACAATAACGTCTTGAGGGGTGTGAGAGAGTTGCCGATTAGAGCGTTGgttgatttgacattttggaGGACGGTGAAATGGTGGGTGGAGAAGAAGACAACAATCGAACACACCGAAGGTGAATTAACCCCATGGGCGAGGGACAAACTTGCTAAGAATGACTCAAAGGGGCGAAAACATTACGTCACTGTCATTGACCGAGATGTTGGGAAGTACCATGTCCGAACTCGAGGAAGAATCGTAAAAGGAGTGTCAAAGGGCAACAATGTTCAAATAGTCAGGTATTTGGAATCGAGTTGCAGTTGTggtaagtggcagatgtggagaatcCCTTGTTCGCATGCTTGTGCGGTTGCTAGAGACAGAGGTCATGTTATGATGGACCTCATAGATGAGAAGTACTACCTAGGTACATGGAGATCACAGTACTATACTCAAGTTTCATTTGATGCACCAAGACACGAAGAGTATTGGGTTGCACCTTCATGGAAATTGTGCATCACCCCTCAGCAGTTGATTCCTAGAACGCGTGGCCGCGTTAGAAGAAGGAGGATActtaatcaaatggatgtccaGGAGGAAGATGAACCGAGGGCTCCCCGCCGCTGCAGAAATTGCGGGATAGAGGGGCATGACAGAAGAAATTGCTCGGCCGGTGCCGTTCAGTAA
- the LOC121809114 gene encoding SKI/DACH domain-containing protein 1-like produces the protein MLHNAGHLSKSHRRGRKGADWAKVHKFYIEEWDLRHHRFQTNFDHATMTMDGSIHPGYMAWFNRITVSYLVQPATQSTVGMNESASSMMKLVETIQGIWHLTSEHDTDPRLRQIRAMAAEALRTTDHTDVMEYPTSQRRNVVMPPRPPTSLRHGLPGVRTGGHGITRQHRLSQQQPPQPDYAVPEPLSPEHDPPGWSQLSGASHEPSQWGARASCDSFFGGGSDWGATQPGRDSYFQNYQFVDPVGEEEGGEEEEEEEEGGEEEEVGGEEEDEVIFRRTSEGSSRPAMKSSSSAIGRAMHNVLRGLSTRKNKGKAPTKFTPSSR, from the exons ATGCTACATAATGCCGGACATCTGTCTAAAAGTCACCGCCGTGGGAGGAAGGGCGCCGATTGGGCTAAGGTACATAAATTCTACATTGAAGAATGGGATTTGAGACACCACAGGTTCCAAACAAATTTTGATCATGCCACGATGACCATGGATGGTAGCATTCATCCGGGCTATATGGCGTGGTTCAATAGGATCACAGTGTCGTACCTAGTTCAACCTGCGACACAGTCAACGGTTGGGATGAACGAGTCAGCATCTTCTATGATGAAATTG GTCGAGACCATTCAGGGGATATGGCATTTGACCTCTGAACACGACACAGACCCTCGATTACGGCAGATTCGTGCAATGGCTGCTGAGGCGCTTCGTACGACGGACCATACTGATGTGATGGAGTATCCAACATCGCAACGGCGAAATGTGGTCATGCCGCCACGCCCACCAACTTCTCTTCGTCATGGACTGCCGGGTGTCCGGACGGGAGGACACGGGATTACACGACAGCATAGGTTGTCGCAGCAGCAACCGCCGCAACCTGATTATGCGGTACCAGAGCCCTTGAGTCCGGAGCACGATCCCCCAGGATGGTCTCAGTTGAGTGGTGCAAGCCACGAGCCCTCGCAATGGGGAGCACGGGCATCATGTGATTCGTTCTTTGGCGGTGGGTCTGATTGGGGTGCAACTCAACCAGGGCGTGATTCATACTTTCAAAATTATCAATTTGTTGATCCTGTGGGGGAAGAAGagggcggggaagaagaagaagaagaagaagagggcggggaagaagaagaagtcggcggggaagaagaagacgaagtAATATTCCGACGAACGTCCGAGGGATCCTCACGACCAGCTATGAAGAGTTCATCAAGTGCGATTGGGAGGGCTATGCACAATGTATTAAGGGGATTGTCAACAAGGAAGAACAAAGGGAAAGCTCCGACAAAGTTCACGCCTTCATCTAGATAG
- the LOC121809490 gene encoding protein trichome birefringence-like 12 — translation MASKLTPKLITCLILPSCFLILFYSSFPPFIPQPPSSKTPILRSAACNLFEGRWVLDPTRKPMYDSTCPFHRNAWNCIKNQRDNMARINSWKWMPRGCDLDRVDPTGFLNLMRNKNIGFVGDSLNENFLVSFLCVLRVGDPGAKKWKRRGAWRGAYFPKFNVTVAYHRAVLLARYQWQTKQPGFSGQDGVKGIYRVDVDIPANDWANISDFYDVLVFNTGHWWGPDKFPKETPLVFFRDGQPIHPSQELMDGLKVVVKNMVAHIEKAFPKKVLKFWRLQSPQHFHGGDWNQNGSCLFNEPLEESKLVLWFDPANNGTNREARRVNEVIGDMLKGTSIRPLDLSRLSEWRADAHPAVWLGKKDAVAEWGQDCLHWCLPGVPDTWLDIIAQLITNNLTSI, via the exons ATGGCATCTAAACTAACCCCAAAACTCATCACCTGCTTAATCCTCCCTTCCTGCTTCCTCATCCTCTTCTACTCCTCATTCCCCCCTTTCATCCCACAACCCCCCTCTTCCAAAACCCCTATTTTACGCTCTGCAGCATGCAATCTCTTCGAGGGGCGGTGGGTTCTCGATCCCACTCGCAAACCAATGTACGATTCCACCTGCCCCTTCCACAGAAATGCGTGGAATTGCATCAAGAATCAGAGGGATAACATGGCCCGGATCAATTCCTGGAAATGGATGCCCCGCGGCTGCGATCTGGACCGGGTCGACCCGACCGGGTTCTTGAATTTGATGAGGAATAAGAATATTGGGTTTGTTGGGGACTCTTTGAACGAGAACTTCTTGGTGTCGTTTCTGTGTGTGCTGAGAGTGGGTGATCCTGGTGCTAAGAAATGGAAGAGAAGGGGTGCTTGGAGAGGGGCTTATTTCCCCAAATTCAATGTGACTGTGGCCTATCATCGAGCTGTTTTGCTGGCCAGATATCA GTGGCAGACTAAACAGCCTGGGTTTTCTGGTCAAGATGGAGTTAAAGGAATATATCGAGTAGATGTTGATATCCCGGCAAATGATTGGGCTAACATTTCTGATTTCTACGATGTTCTGGTCTTCAACACTGGTCACTG GTGGGGTCCCGATAAATTCCCTAAAGAGACTCCTCTCGTATTCTTCCGAGATGGGCAGCCAATACATCCTTCTCAGGAATTGATGGATGGGCTGAAAGTTGTTGTCAAGAACATGGTAGCTCATATTGAGAAAGCATTCCCCAAGAAGGTGCTCAAGTTCTGGCGGCTGCAGTCACCACAGCATTTTCATGGCGGCGACTGGAATCAGAACGGAAGTTGCTTGTTCAACGAGCCTCTCGAAGAATCTAAACTTGTTTTATGGTTTGATCCGGCTAACAACGGAACAAACAGAGAAGCTAGAAGAGTGAATGAAGTGATTGGGGATATGTTGAAGGGGACGAGCATCCGACCCCTGGATTTGAGTCGTTTGAGCGAGTGGAGAGCCGATGCTCATCCGGCAGTGTGGCTGGGGAAGAAGGATGCAGTGGCTGAGTGGGGACAAGACTGCCTGCATTGGTGCCTGCCTGGTGTTCCTGATACTTGGCTTGATATCATAGCACAACTCATTACCAACAACTTAACTTCAATTTGA